From the Rhodoferax mekongensis genome, one window contains:
- a CDS encoding ABC transporter permease, whose product MNAKKDSTEPVRAGGGQAKQKLLAFASLIALIVVFTVLKPDAFMTQDNIIGILQSTTVIGVLAIASTFIIITSGIDLSVGVLMTFCAVMAGVFMVNLGLPMPLGIVLAIGMGCLCGALSGLAITKLKVPPFIATLGMMMLLKGVSLIITNTRPIYFSDVAGFDQIALGSLIGELIPSLPIPNGVLIMFIVAVVCAIVLNKTALGRYTFALGSNEEAVRLSGVNVDRWKVIIYTFAGGICGISGLLIASRLNSAQPALGQGYELDAIAAVVIGGTSLSGGVGTILGTIIGAFIMSVLINGLRIMSVAQEWQMVLTGLIIILAVYTDNLRRNKK is encoded by the coding sequence ATGAATGCCAAAAAAGACTCTACAGAACCTGTTCGCGCAGGGGGAGGGCAGGCCAAGCAGAAACTGCTGGCCTTCGCCAGCCTGATTGCGCTGATCGTGGTGTTCACGGTACTCAAGCCCGACGCCTTCATGACGCAAGACAACATCATCGGCATTTTGCAGTCGACCACCGTGATCGGAGTGCTGGCGATAGCCAGCACCTTCATCATCATCACCTCGGGGATAGACCTGTCGGTTGGCGTGCTGATGACCTTCTGCGCCGTGATGGCGGGGGTGTTTATGGTGAACCTGGGCCTGCCGATGCCGCTCGGCATCGTGCTGGCGATTGGGATGGGATGCCTGTGCGGTGCCCTGTCGGGACTGGCTATCACCAAACTGAAAGTGCCCCCCTTTATCGCGACCTTGGGCATGATGATGCTGCTCAAAGGCGTGTCACTCATCATCACGAATACACGCCCCATCTATTTCAGCGATGTCGCAGGCTTTGACCAGATCGCGCTGGGCTCACTGATCGGCGAATTGATTCCCTCACTGCCCATCCCCAACGGAGTGCTGATCATGTTCATCGTGGCAGTGGTGTGTGCCATTGTCCTGAACAAAACAGCCTTGGGGCGCTACACCTTTGCACTGGGCAGCAATGAAGAGGCCGTGCGCTTGTCCGGGGTGAATGTGGACCGCTGGAAAGTCATCATCTACACCTTTGCTGGCGGCATCTGCGGCATTTCCGGCTTGTTGATTGCATCGCGCCTGAACTCTGCGCAGCCCGCTTTGGGGCAGGGGTATGAGCTGGACGCGATTGCCGCGGTGGTGATCGGCGGCACGTCGCTGAGCGGCGGTGTGGGCACGATTCTGGGCACCATCATCGGCGCCTTCATCATGAGTGTTCTTATCAATGGTCTGCGCATCATGTCGGTCGCCCAGGAGTGGCAGATGGTGTTGACAGGTCTCATCATCATTCTCGCGGTCTACACCGACAACCTGCGCCGCAACAAGAAGTAA